In Thermomonas carbonis, a single genomic region encodes these proteins:
- a CDS encoding BolA family protein: MNADSIRQMIETGFEKAGLPGARADVQGEDGVHFEATVVSEAFAGKLPLARHRMVYATLGEKMGGEIHALQLRTVTPAEAAA; encoded by the coding sequence GATGATCGAGACAGGCTTTGAAAAAGCCGGCCTGCCCGGTGCCCGCGCCGACGTGCAGGGCGAGGACGGCGTCCACTTCGAGGCGACCGTGGTCAGCGAGGCGTTTGCCGGCAAGTTGCCGCTGGCCCGCCATCGCATGGTCTACGCCACCCTGGGCGAGAAAATGGGCGGCGAGATCCATGCGTTGCAGTTGCGTACCGTCACCCCGGCAGAGGCGGCCGCCTGA